The following are from one region of the Paenibacillus sp. JZ16 genome:
- a CDS encoding beta-mannosidase has translation MNHNVMTLNQWKFKACDESEWLPAQVPGCVHTDLLKNGKIPDPFYGTNEHDLQWIDKKDWEYETTFDLDPNLSAQSRIELVFDGLDTYADVFINGTNVLSADNMFRSWRIDVKSQLKTSGNVINIRFRSPIQEDLPKLAKLGYPLPATNDQSELGGLGDQKLSIFSRKAPYHYGWDWGPRFVTSGIWREARIEAWSEVRIDDLFIRQDEITADMARVTAVAAIEAGQPWQGVLRVTAGSQVWEQQVQLEEGRHSVELNLAIAEPKLWWCRGLGEAHLYSFHAELVEAERIVAGKEVRTGLRTVKLVREQDSRGTSFYIELNGTPVFAKGANHIPNDSFITEVTAERYRHEIASAAESNMNMLRVWGGGIYEEDVFYDLCDEYGIMVWQDFMFACSMYPGDEAFLENVRLEAEENLVRLRNHPSIVLWCGNNEIDSAWAHYEEKGGWGWKQDYTEELREKIWSDYEKVFHEILPEAVTGYAPGAEYWPSSPLVSLSHDKEQHANPSTTSGDIHYWGVWHNTEPFDNYNVYVGRFMSEYGFQSFPEPKTVRTYAEDGDMELESTVMLAHQKNGAGNRLIKTYMDQYYNEPKDFEAFLHMSQIQQAEAMKMAIEAHRRNKPYCMGTLYWQMNDCWPVASWAGMDYLGRWKALQYVAKRSFRDVSLSIESKDSDILVHLVSDISEEVQGTLKVQLFDFNGKELYVSEQSIRAEEQASLVVFRAVNEELLRGHDPAEVVLLAQLLKDGDEVDSKTFYFVNDKQLRLHSPTIHVKEVEGSNGTTFVLESNVLARHVWLSSEAEGFYSDNFFDLIPGIPMTVSFSCRNNGEQAFVPGKPGQVEVRSMADCIDQAMVLAI, from the coding sequence ATGAATCATAACGTTATGACCTTAAACCAATGGAAATTCAAAGCGTGCGACGAATCCGAGTGGCTTCCGGCACAGGTGCCGGGCTGCGTACACACGGACCTGCTGAAAAATGGCAAAATCCCGGATCCCTTCTACGGAACGAATGAGCATGACCTACAGTGGATCGACAAGAAGGATTGGGAGTATGAGACGACATTTGACCTGGATCCGAATTTGAGCGCCCAATCCCGCATTGAACTCGTATTTGACGGCCTGGATACCTACGCGGACGTATTCATCAACGGGACGAATGTGCTTTCCGCGGATAATATGTTCCGTTCATGGCGGATCGATGTGAAATCGCAGCTAAAGACTTCCGGCAACGTGATTAACATTCGCTTCCGTTCCCCTATCCAGGAGGATCTGCCGAAGCTTGCAAAGCTCGGATATCCGCTGCCGGCTACAAATGACCAGTCTGAGCTTGGAGGCCTGGGCGATCAGAAACTGAGCATATTTTCCCGTAAAGCGCCTTATCATTATGGCTGGGATTGGGGACCGCGGTTTGTGACCAGCGGAATCTGGCGGGAAGCCCGGATTGAGGCTTGGTCCGAGGTGCGAATCGATGACTTGTTCATCCGTCAGGATGAGATTACTGCTGACATGGCTAGAGTTACCGCGGTAGCTGCAATCGAAGCGGGGCAACCATGGCAAGGGGTGCTGCGCGTAACCGCAGGCAGTCAGGTATGGGAACAGCAGGTACAGCTTGAAGAAGGCCGTCACTCGGTTGAATTAAATCTTGCGATTGCGGAGCCGAAGCTGTGGTGGTGCCGCGGCCTGGGCGAGGCTCATCTGTATTCGTTCCATGCCGAGCTGGTGGAAGCGGAACGGATCGTTGCAGGGAAAGAGGTTAGAACCGGCCTTCGCACCGTCAAGCTGGTACGGGAACAGGATAGCCGCGGCACTTCTTTTTACATCGAGCTTAACGGCACGCCTGTGTTTGCCAAGGGGGCAAACCATATCCCGAATGACAGCTTCATAACGGAAGTGACGGCAGAGCGCTACCGTCATGAAATCGCATCCGCAGCGGAGTCCAACATGAACATGCTGCGCGTATGGGGCGGCGGTATTTATGAAGAGGACGTATTCTACGATCTGTGTGATGAATATGGAATCATGGTATGGCAGGACTTCATGTTCGCTTGCAGCATGTATCCAGGCGACGAGGCGTTTCTGGAGAACGTGCGGCTGGAAGCGGAGGAGAACCTGGTCCGTCTGCGGAATCATCCGAGCATCGTGCTCTGGTGCGGCAACAACGAGATTGATTCTGCATGGGCGCATTATGAAGAGAAGGGCGGCTGGGGCTGGAAGCAGGACTATACCGAAGAACTCCGCGAGAAGATCTGGAGCGACTACGAAAAGGTATTCCACGAAATTCTGCCTGAGGCTGTAACCGGTTATGCACCGGGAGCGGAGTATTGGCCTTCATCCCCGCTGGTATCGCTCAGCCATGACAAGGAGCAGCATGCCAATCCGTCCACAACGAGCGGAGATATTCATTACTGGGGCGTATGGCATAATACGGAGCCGTTTGATAACTACAATGTTTATGTCGGCCGGTTCATGAGTGAATACGGATTCCAGTCCTTCCCGGAACCGAAGACGGTCCGTACCTACGCCGAAGACGGCGATATGGAGCTGGAGTCAACGGTTATGCTGGCGCACCAGAAGAACGGTGCCGGCAATCGCTTGATCAAGACTTATATGGATCAATATTATAACGAGCCGAAGGATTTTGAAGCTTTCCTGCATATGAGCCAGATTCAGCAGGCCGAAGCAATGAAGATGGCGATTGAAGCCCATCGCCGCAACAAACCGTACTGCATGGGTACATTGTATTGGCAGATGAATGACTGCTGGCCAGTCGCTTCGTGGGCGGGCATGGATTATCTCGGCAGATGGAAGGCGCTGCAATATGTGGCCAAGCGCAGTTTCCGGGATGTGAGTCTGTCGATCGAGTCCAAGGACTCCGACATTCTGGTCCATCTTGTATCCGACATATCAGAAGAGGTCCAAGGGACTCTTAAGGTTCAGTTATTCGATTTTAACGGCAAAGAGCTCTATGTATCGGAGCAATCGATCCGTGCGGAAGAGCAAGCGTCGCTCGTTGTGTTCCGAGCTGTGAACGAGGAACTGCTTCGTGGACATGATCCAGCCGAGGTCGTGCTGTTGGCGCAATTGCTTAAGGACGGAGACGAGGTGGACAGCAAAACATTCTATTTCGTGAATGACAAACAACTTCGTCTGCATAGCCCGACCATCCACGTGAAAGAGGTCGAGGGAAGCAACGGCACCACGTTTGTGCTGGAGAGCAACGTGCTTGCCCGCCACGTATGGCTGTCGTCGGAAGCGGAAGGCTTCTATAGCGATAACTTCTTCGACTTGATACCGGGAATTCCGATGACGGTTTCCTTCAGCTGCCGAAACAACGGAGAGCAGGCATTCGTACCTGGCAAGCCAGGTCAGGTCGAGGTTCGGTCCATGGCTGATTGCATTGACCAGGCGATGGTGCTGGCGATATAA
- a CDS encoding RBBP9/YdeN family alpha/beta hydrolase, whose protein sequence is MKKQVLFIHSAGPQGIHQGSSGLIAHLQEQLGEAYHVISPGMPENLDCALWKAQIASEIEELDEELFLIGHSLGGSVLLKYLSEEGCKRTISGLFLVAAPYWGKDENWQHEEYTLSKSFAAKLPHISKLILYHSRHDPVVPFAHAQHYAKQLPQAVTRTYEGDDHYFGKGLPELADDIKRM, encoded by the coding sequence ATGAAAAAACAAGTTTTGTTCATCCATAGTGCAGGCCCGCAAGGTATTCACCAAGGCAGCAGCGGCTTGATCGCCCATCTACAAGAACAGCTCGGTGAAGCTTATCATGTTATATCCCCAGGCATGCCCGAGAATCTGGATTGTGCTCTGTGGAAAGCGCAGATAGCTAGTGAAATCGAGGAACTGGATGAGGAGCTTTTCCTCATAGGCCATTCCCTAGGCGGCTCGGTGCTACTGAAATATCTCTCGGAAGAAGGCTGCAAGCGAACCATCTCTGGACTGTTCTTGGTCGCAGCCCCCTATTGGGGCAAGGACGAGAATTGGCAGCATGAAGAGTATACGTTATCCAAGTCATTTGCAGCCAAGCTACCGCACATATCAAAGTTAATTCTATACCACAGCCGTCACGATCCAGTAGTACCTTTCGCGCATGCCCAGCACTACGCGAAGCAGCTGCCCCAAGCCGTCACCCGAACATACGAGGGTGACGATCACTACTTCGGTAAGGGCTTGCCCGAGCTTGCAGATGATATCAAGCGCATGTAA
- a CDS encoding ABC transporter substrate-binding protein, protein MKKSSLLLLFLSLVIVLAGCNVTTKDDAQQNQQEPSDTATDTSAVNIELLGMSSNESDVNIIRDQLTKNGFNVKLNLQADYGSFKAQQDAGNYDIALSSWTTVTGNPDYAVRSLFKTGGDYSILSDEEVDKLIDQAATQTPEDAVETYKQLEQRLVTDKAYIAPLYISLKSQAFNKDVLDENSVRLSKSRSLPWEAVDFKDQSKRASQPLILSQSISELTSLDPIKGNDGSINIINTNMNVRLINLTDDDKITSEGSLSYNHAIGEGNSEYYFILRDDINFAKITNKKAEDSGERVGANDVIFSMNRAKDKNSVPDHRTYTLHEHINTVEAVTDLSALENTKVSGGSESIKDALEAGLDTKITSLVDDKNQASTKDGKYQVIKLTTTEPFPQVLNYLAHQSAGIVSKKQVESINTYDVEKFDVNKDIPYGDQNTVTEGDKYNNTLYASGPYILSSKNDYEATFFKNPGYMKGTEHEPKIEQVKVRFIKDADSTLSALRSGEIHLYYGVPETKYDVVKGDSKLKLQTIESNAVSYLLFNTKNRDVATSDDLRRAVLYSINQDEILTYYNNNKIKAYSTVSPIVKTGNELVADPAKVKEFLSAYKASK, encoded by the coding sequence ATGAAAAAGAGTTCCTTGCTGTTACTGTTTCTCTCGCTAGTTATTGTACTGGCCGGATGCAACGTAACAACCAAAGATGATGCACAGCAAAATCAGCAAGAACCATCGGATACAGCTACAGACACATCCGCTGTTAATATTGAACTGCTTGGCATGAGCTCGAACGAATCCGATGTCAACATCATTCGCGACCAGCTCACGAAGAACGGCTTCAACGTGAAGCTGAATCTGCAGGCGGACTACGGCAGCTTCAAGGCACAGCAGGATGCCGGCAACTACGACATCGCGCTGTCCAGCTGGACTACCGTCACGGGTAACCCTGACTATGCCGTACGTTCCCTGTTCAAAACCGGCGGCGACTACAGCATCCTGTCCGACGAAGAAGTGGACAAGCTGATCGACCAAGCAGCAACGCAAACGCCTGAAGACGCTGTTGAGACTTACAAACAGCTGGAACAACGTCTTGTAACAGACAAAGCTTATATCGCACCATTGTACATCTCCTTGAAGAGCCAAGCGTTCAACAAGGACGTCCTGGACGAAAATTCCGTCCGTCTCTCGAAATCCCGTTCCCTTCCTTGGGAAGCCGTTGATTTCAAAGACCAATCCAAGCGTGCTTCGCAGCCGCTGATTCTGTCCCAATCGATCTCCGAACTGACTTCTCTTGATCCAATCAAGGGTAATGACGGTTCCATCAACATCATCAACACCAACATGAACGTACGTCTGATCAACCTGACCGATGATGACAAGATCACATCCGAAGGCTCGCTGTCTTATAACCATGCCATTGGCGAAGGCAACTCGGAGTATTACTTCATTCTTAGAGACGACATTAACTTTGCTAAAATCACAAACAAAAAGGCTGAAGATTCCGGCGAGCGCGTAGGCGCTAACGATGTCATCTTCTCCATGAACAGAGCCAAAGACAAAAATTCGGTACCGGATCACCGCACCTACACGCTTCACGAGCATATCAACACGGTTGAAGCTGTAACCGATCTGAGCGCACTGGAGAACACCAAAGTATCCGGTGGCAGCGAAAGCATTAAGGATGCGCTGGAAGCTGGCTTGGATACCAAGATCACTTCCCTCGTTGACGACAAGAATCAAGCAAGCACGAAAGACGGTAAATACCAAGTCATTAAATTGACGACCACTGAGCCGTTCCCGCAAGTGTTGAACTACCTGGCTCACCAATCGGCCGGTATCGTATCGAAGAAACAAGTGGAATCCATCAACACGTATGACGTTGAGAAATTCGATGTGAACAAAGACATCCCTTACGGCGACCAAAACACGGTAACCGAAGGCGACAAATATAACAACACGCTGTATGCCAGCGGTCCTTATATTCTGTCTTCCAAAAATGACTATGAAGCGACCTTCTTCAAAAACCCTGGCTACATGAAGGGCACCGAGCACGAACCGAAAATCGAGCAAGTGAAGGTGCGCTTTATCAAGGATGCGGACAGCACGCTTTCCGCACTGCGCAGCGGCGAGATTCACTTGTACTACGGCGTGCCTGAAACGAAATACGATGTGGTTAAAGGCGACAGCAAGCTGAAGCTGCAAACGATCGAAAGCAACGCCGTATCCTACTTGCTGTTCAACACGAAGAACCGTGATGTGGCAACAAGCGATGATCTGAGAAGAGCCGTGCTCTACTCCATCAACCAGGATGAAATTTTGACTTACTACAACAATAACAAAATCAAAGCCTACTCCACCGTCAGCCCAATCGTAAAAACCGGCAACGAGCTGGTGGCCGATCCGGCGAAGGTGAAGGAATTCTTGAGCGCATATAAAGCGAGCAAGTAA
- a CDS encoding ABC transporter permease → MIKKLLSKQETKHQLKSSHEYSQASFTWVISLTLTVILLLNSFDFTGGTIKPWVFAAFAAYALFTIIQIIITLLIRRDLHSQGEIRRSTRILGYIQLLSIVTGNLFTVTFGFNLIKKQKPPEYTIAVYMLLTQLFVIAVSALNLFKPYVSNTFLPAMALLLIIAVIQLIALILVARYVTTNSAPPRMAWLAFPLILTAVTGNIFALVLGINLLAKIRKNGNPAMTRWGDVWVKLTANQAAMSGLFFVIFLFCLSVSSLFTFDYSIAIDNNYSAILQPPSLVYPFGTDNFGRDLFSRIVFGARISLIVGFASTAIPVVIGGVLGAISGYYGRHTDNIIMRLLDVLYAIPGILLAIAIIAAFGANTVNLILALSVGAIPTYARTMRANVLLVSTFEYVDAARAFGSSNFSIIFKHIVPNSLAPMIVKSTLTIGAAVISTSSLSYLGLGVEPHIPEWGNILKIGSTYLETHSYLAIYPGLAIIGLVLSFNFLGDGLRDALDPKLD, encoded by the coding sequence ATGATCAAGAAGCTTCTTTCTAAACAAGAAACCAAACACCAGCTGAAATCCTCACACGAGTACAGTCAAGCCAGCTTCACATGGGTTATTTCTTTGACCTTAACGGTGATCCTGCTTCTGAACAGCTTTGATTTCACTGGGGGAACCATCAAACCGTGGGTGTTCGCCGCCTTTGCGGCATATGCATTGTTCACCATCATTCAGATCATCATTACGCTGTTGATCCGCAGAGATCTTCATAGCCAGGGAGAAATCCGGCGCTCGACAAGGATCCTGGGATACATTCAGCTGCTGAGCATTGTCACAGGAAATCTGTTTACCGTCACGTTCGGTTTCAATCTGATAAAAAAACAGAAGCCTCCTGAATATACCATTGCCGTCTACATGCTGTTAACCCAGCTGTTTGTCATTGCGGTCTCGGCACTGAATCTGTTTAAGCCTTACGTCTCGAATACATTCCTGCCAGCGATGGCCTTGCTTCTGATTATTGCAGTCATTCAGCTGATCGCGCTTATACTCGTTGCCCGATATGTTACAACGAATTCTGCACCTCCCCGGATGGCCTGGCTTGCCTTTCCGCTCATTCTGACTGCGGTGACGGGTAATATTTTTGCCTTGGTGCTCGGCATCAACCTGCTTGCGAAAATACGCAAGAACGGCAATCCGGCGATGACCCGCTGGGGCGACGTGTGGGTGAAGCTTACTGCCAACCAGGCGGCCATGTCCGGACTGTTCTTTGTGATCTTCCTATTCTGTCTGTCGGTAAGCAGTCTGTTTACCTTTGATTACAGCATCGCGATCGATAACAATTACAGTGCCATCCTGCAGCCGCCAAGCCTTGTGTACCCATTCGGTACGGACAACTTCGGCCGGGATTTGTTCTCCCGAATCGTATTCGGTGCCCGAATCTCGCTGATCGTCGGATTTGCCTCTACAGCGATCCCGGTTGTCATCGGCGGTGTTCTCGGTGCCATCTCCGGCTACTATGGCCGCCATACCGACAACATCATCATGCGTTTGCTGGACGTGCTGTACGCCATTCCGGGCATCCTGCTCGCCATTGCGATCATTGCTGCATTCGGAGCCAACACCGTCAATCTCATCCTGGCGCTCAGCGTAGGCGCAATTCCGACTTATGCGAGAACCATGAGGGCGAACGTGCTCCTGGTCTCCACCTTTGAATATGTCGATGCGGCCAGAGCTTTCGGCTCCAGCAATTTCTCGATTATATTCAAGCATATTGTTCCTAACTCGCTTGCACCCATGATTGTCAAATCTACGCTAACCATTGGTGCAGCCGTCATCTCGACGAGCAGCTTGAGTTATCTGGGTCTCGGCGTTGAGCCGCACATCCCGGAATGGGGGAATATCCTGAAGATCGGAAGCACGTATCTTGAGACGCATTCCTACTTGGCCATTTATCCGGGTCTAGCCATCATTGGGCTTGTCCTGTCCTTCAACTTCCTTGGCGACGGACTGCGGGATGCCCTGGATCCTAAACTGGATTAA
- a CDS encoding ABC transporter permease, whose amino-acid sequence MGGTEAARPNRLIGSISSTYSKILLNPSYRYLLLLLGAPVNLVVFLFYLVQRKKDDYAAAENRIRSEMLAAGDLEALHSEIMEQQERKHDFFKQKVNEGQLRQEVDKIVEARFREVLKERTVKELKLSNRKRLTMADTFGSLIENPLFFIISLIPGLLMYILIFLYSNPYLKYILERLVMTIFVIFGVAVLVFTILHLSPFNPAANILGETATPEQIAAFNKMHGLDQGYLTQLWNNIKGIAYFDLGKSFSGNEEITSSIARKFPITLTLTVISLIIAIVIALPIGIISATRPNSFFDYTFMFIALIGLSIPNFWQGLIFILNFSIKLQWLPATFNPENWLSMIMPVIVLGTGLTASVARMTRSSTLEVINEDYMITARAKGLSKGTILMKHAVRNAIIPIITVIGLQFGGMLGGSAVTEKVFNISGIGSYIVDKQFIPDIPAIMGGVVYTAITISLVNVIIDILYAFFDPRIRSKMKQY is encoded by the coding sequence ATGGGGGGGACAGAAGCAGCAAGACCAAACAGACTCATAGGTTCGATAAGCAGCACATACAGTAAGATCCTTCTGAATCCTTCTTATAGATACTTACTATTATTATTGGGAGCGCCCGTGAATCTCGTGGTCTTCCTATTTTATTTGGTTCAGAGAAAGAAGGACGACTACGCGGCGGCTGAGAACCGCATACGCAGCGAGATGCTGGCTGCCGGAGATCTGGAGGCCCTTCACTCCGAGATTATGGAGCAGCAGGAGCGCAAGCACGACTTCTTCAAGCAAAAAGTCAATGAGGGGCAGCTTCGGCAGGAAGTCGACAAAATCGTAGAAGCAAGATTCCGGGAAGTCCTTAAGGAACGGACTGTCAAGGAACTGAAACTGAGCAACCGGAAACGGTTGACCATGGCCGATACGTTTGGTTCTCTCATCGAGAATCCGTTGTTCTTCATTATATCACTTATTCCGGGCTTGCTGATGTACATCCTTATTTTTTTGTACAGCAATCCTTACCTGAAATATATTCTGGAGAGACTCGTGATGACGATCTTCGTTATCTTCGGGGTAGCGGTGCTCGTCTTTACGATTCTCCACTTGTCGCCGTTCAACCCGGCGGCCAACATTCTGGGCGAGACGGCAACGCCGGAACAGATCGCGGCTTTTAACAAAATGCACGGACTGGATCAGGGCTATCTCACGCAGCTGTGGAACAACATTAAAGGAATCGCCTACTTCGATCTCGGCAAATCCTTCTCGGGCAATGAAGAGATTACTTCAAGCATCGCCAGAAAGTTCCCGATTACGCTGACGCTTACGGTCATTTCCCTGATTATCGCGATTGTGATCGCATTGCCGATCGGGATTATCTCGGCTACGAGACCAAATTCGTTTTTTGATTATACGTTTATGTTTATCGCGCTGATCGGGCTGTCCATTCCAAACTTCTGGCAGGGACTGATCTTCATCCTGAATTTCTCGATCAAGCTGCAGTGGCTCCCCGCCACCTTTAACCCTGAGAACTGGTTGTCCATGATCATGCCGGTGATCGTGCTCGGTACCGGACTTACCGCTTCGGTAGCGAGAATGACGCGCTCCTCTACGCTGGAGGTTATAAATGAAGATTACATGATCACGGCCAGAGCGAAGGGGCTCAGCAAGGGCACCATTCTGATGAAGCATGCTGTCCGCAACGCCATCATTCCGATCATTACGGTCATCGGACTTCAGTTCGGCGGAATGCTCGGCGGCTCTGCCGTTACGGAGAAGGTATTCAACATCAGCGGAATCGGCAGCTACATCGTCGATAAACAATTCATCCCTGACATCCCGGCCATAATGGGCGGCGTGGTATACACCGCCATTACCATATCGCTGGTGAACGTCATCATTGATATCTTGTACGCGTTCTTCGATCCACGGATCAGGTCCAAGATGAAACAATACTAA
- a CDS encoding ABC transporter ATP-binding protein, whose amino-acid sequence MEPILQVRNLSVAFQSRDSEFHAVRGVSFEVKKGETLGIVGESGSGKSVTARSIMRLLPSPPSYMKDGEILFLGQNLAEKTEKEMESIRGRDIGMIFQDPMTSLNPTIRIGEQISESLVKHQKLSKQEAKQQALEMLKLVGIPNSEARYNQYPHEFSGGMRQRVMIAIALACRPALLIADEPTTALDVTIQAQILNLMKNMQERFGSSIILITHDLGVVAGMCDRVAVMKDGVIVETGTTEEIFENPQHPYTLKLLNALPRLDEKKKAKPAPIIVPSTDYKGPLLEVKSLKQYFDMGKGNVLKAVNDISFHIQAGETLGVVGESGSGKSTTGRAILRLHQPTGGEVLYQGMSVNRLSPSEMKAMRRHMQMIFQDPYASLNPRLKVVDIIGEALDVHKLTGSKQERKKRVEELLDMVGLDPAYATRYPHEFSGGQRQRIGIARALAVEPKFIVCDEPLSALDVSIQSQIVKLLEELQHRLGLTYLFIAHDLSMVKHISDRVAVMYMGKIVELAESEELYSNPQHDYTKSLLAAIPVPDPKIESKKKRVLLEERTGEDKYNLEHSELVEVSEGHWVAMPTGA is encoded by the coding sequence TTGGAACCGATATTGCAGGTTAGAAATTTGAGTGTAGCCTTTCAATCCCGTGATTCAGAATTTCACGCGGTGCGTGGGGTCAGCTTTGAAGTGAAGAAAGGGGAAACGCTCGGAATCGTTGGGGAATCGGGAAGCGGCAAAAGCGTCACCGCACGCTCGATCATGCGGCTGCTGCCTTCCCCGCCTTCTTATATGAAGGATGGGGAGATTCTGTTCCTTGGCCAGAACCTGGCGGAGAAAACCGAGAAAGAGATGGAGAGCATCCGCGGTCGCGATATCGGGATGATTTTTCAGGATCCGATGACCTCGCTTAATCCGACGATCCGAATCGGGGAACAAATATCAGAGAGCCTGGTCAAACACCAGAAGCTGTCCAAGCAGGAAGCGAAGCAGCAGGCGCTTGAGATGCTGAAGCTGGTCGGCATCCCGAACAGCGAAGCGCGTTATAATCAATATCCGCACGAGTTCTCGGGCGGCATGCGGCAGCGGGTGATGATCGCCATCGCCCTGGCGTGCAGACCTGCGCTGCTGATCGCGGACGAGCCGACGACGGCGCTTGACGTAACCATTCAGGCCCAGATCCTCAATCTGATGAAAAATATGCAGGAGCGCTTCGGTTCTTCCATTATATTGATCACGCATGACCTCGGCGTTGTTGCGGGCATGTGCGACCGTGTGGCGGTAATGAAGGACGGCGTGATTGTCGAGACGGGAACGACGGAGGAAATTTTCGAGAACCCTCAGCATCCCTACACCTTGAAGCTGTTAAACGCGCTTCCGCGCCTGGACGAGAAGAAGAAAGCGAAGCCCGCGCCGATCATCGTGCCAAGCACGGATTACAAGGGACCTCTGTTAGAGGTTAAATCCTTGAAGCAGTATTTTGATATGGGCAAAGGTAATGTGCTTAAAGCGGTGAATGATATCAGCTTTCACATTCAGGCTGGGGAAACGCTCGGGGTTGTCGGGGAATCCGGCAGCGGAAAATCGACGACGGGACGAGCCATCCTTCGCCTTCACCAGCCAACAGGCGGAGAAGTGCTGTATCAAGGAATGTCCGTAAATCGACTTTCTCCTTCGGAAATGAAGGCCATGCGGCGCCATATGCAGATGATTTTCCAGGATCCGTATGCCTCGCTCAACCCGAGATTGAAGGTGGTGGACATTATCGGCGAAGCGCTGGATGTCCACAAATTGACCGGCAGTAAGCAGGAGCGGAAGAAACGGGTCGAGGAGCTGCTGGATATGGTCGGATTGGATCCGGCCTATGCCACGCGCTACCCGCATGAATTCTCCGGAGGCCAGCGCCAGCGAATCGGGATTGCCCGGGCGCTTGCGGTGGAGCCGAAATTCATCGTGTGTGATGAGCCGCTCTCCGCGCTCGACGTGTCGATCCAATCGCAGATCGTGAAGCTGCTGGAGGAACTGCAGCATCGTCTGGGCTTGACCTATCTGTTTATTGCGCACGACCTGTCGATGGTGAAGCATATCAGCGATCGCGTTGCCGTTATGTATATGGGCAAAATCGTGGAGCTGGCTGAAAGCGAAGAGCTGTACTCCAATCCGCAGCATGATTATACGAAGTCCTTGCTCGCGGCGATTCCGGTACCCGATCCGAAGATCGAATCCAAGAAGAAACGAGTACTGCTGGAAGAGCGCACCGGTGAGGACAAATATAACCTCGAGCATTCGGAGCTTGTGGAAGTATCGGAAGGCCATTGGGTGGCTATGCCAACCGGAGCTTAA
- a CDS encoding SGNH/GDSL hydrolase family protein translates to MNRLQQGDVVLFQGDSITDCGRDRNFSGSLGNGYPLLIDSLFGMKFPELNVTFLNRGISGNRVVDLNARWQEDCLDLKPDWVSIYIGINDTWRRYDSGDPTSTEDYKAGYRKLIERTKGALDAKLILVEPFVLPHPEDRRVWREDLDPKITAVRELAVEYGALLVPLDGLFAAASARREAAYWAPDGVHPSPAGHGLIAKAWLETMGVRLD, encoded by the coding sequence ATGAATCGTTTGCAGCAAGGGGATGTCGTATTATTTCAAGGAGACAGCATTACGGATTGCGGTCGCGACCGGAACTTTTCCGGCAGCTTGGGGAACGGATACCCGCTATTGATCGACTCGTTGTTCGGCATGAAATTTCCTGAGTTAAACGTAACCTTTTTGAATAGAGGGATCAGCGGAAACCGGGTCGTCGACTTGAATGCTAGATGGCAGGAGGATTGCCTGGACCTGAAACCGGACTGGGTATCCATCTATATCGGAATCAATGACACTTGGCGCCGGTATGATAGCGGGGACCCGACAAGCACCGAGGATTACAAAGCCGGCTACCGTAAATTGATCGAACGCACCAAAGGGGCGCTTGACGCCAAGCTGATTCTGGTTGAGCCGTTCGTGCTGCCGCATCCGGAGGATCGCAGAGTTTGGCGCGAGGATCTGGATCCGAAAATCACGGCCGTTCGCGAATTAGCAGTGGAATACGGGGCGCTGCTTGTGCCGCTGGACGGATTGTTTGCTGCGGCGTCGGCGCGCCGCGAAGCTGCCTACTGGGCGCCGGACGGCGTGCATCCGTCACCGGCCGGACACGGGTTGATCGCGAAGGCTTGGCTTGAAACGATGGGCGTTCGTTTGGATTAA